Proteins co-encoded in one Ruegeria sp. HKCCD4315 genomic window:
- a CDS encoding ABC transporter substrate-binding protein, with protein sequence MMNRRTFTASLLSAVPVAGALGTQGFAQDLRKITFVQPSPSAINSFPVFVAIGEGYFADEGLDVTVEAINGSGAVLQALSAGQAHFGRPGPGPLIAARSRDVDAVHIYNVAARSNFGIAVPEDSDIQSVEELRGKVIGTGTADGAEVGFARNVMTGAGMKEGEDFTFLTVGDGGPATAAFLNGEIDAYSASTADTAILNQRGMAVRDITPAEFGRFFGNGIATMADTIANDRELVEAWSRAFARGHAFALDDANREAVLKHLADGNPQEGEDKEFQSALFDAVRSKTIAADPSNGLGWYPAEVWQEWQDALVAGGEIPGPLDDLSAAWTNEFAAIGNAAVSK encoded by the coding sequence ATGATGAACAGAAGGACTTTCACAGCGTCCTTGCTTTCGGCGGTTCCGGTAGCAGGAGCACTAGGAACACAGGGCTTTGCGCAGGACTTGCGTAAAATTACCTTCGTGCAGCCAAGCCCTTCGGCAATCAATTCATTTCCGGTTTTTGTCGCCATCGGCGAAGGTTATTTCGCTGATGAAGGGTTGGATGTGACCGTCGAGGCAATCAACGGCTCAGGAGCCGTGCTTCAAGCATTGTCCGCCGGACAGGCTCACTTCGGTCGCCCCGGTCCTGGCCCCTTAATTGCCGCACGGTCGCGGGATGTAGATGCCGTACACATCTACAACGTTGCGGCACGCAGCAACTTTGGCATAGCCGTGCCAGAAGACTCTGACATCCAAAGTGTTGAAGAGCTTCGAGGTAAAGTTATCGGAACAGGTACGGCCGATGGCGCAGAAGTCGGCTTTGCACGTAACGTGATGACCGGAGCAGGCATGAAAGAGGGTGAAGACTTTACCTTCCTTACCGTCGGCGACGGTGGCCCGGCGACCGCGGCTTTCCTAAACGGCGAAATCGACGCTTACTCTGCCTCGACGGCTGACACGGCAATTCTGAACCAGCGCGGAATGGCGGTGCGTGACATCACGCCTGCGGAGTTCGGGCGTTTCTTCGGTAACGGCATCGCCACAATGGCTGACACAATCGCCAACGACCGTGAATTGGTCGAAGCTTGGAGCCGCGCGTTCGCACGTGGTCATGCATTTGCACTGGATGATGCCAACCGTGAAGCTGTTTTGAAGCATTTGGCGGATGGCAACCCGCAGGAAGGCGAGGACAAGGAGTTCCAGTCAGCACTGTTCGATGCCGTACGCTCGAAAACTATTGCGGCGGATCCGAGCAATGGCCTGGGATGGTACCCCGCCGAAGTTTGGCAGGAATGGCAAGACGCACTTGTTGCAGGGGGCGAAATCCCAGGGCCGCTGGATGACCTGAGCGCTGCTTGGACCAACGAGTTTGCTGCCATCGGCAACGCGGCTGTCAGCAAATGA
- a CDS encoding ABC transporter ATP-binding protein — protein MNAVVTHEFSGAPLGTPVYELTHVSKTYARNLVVALEDINLTLRKGSFTSVIGSSGCGKSTLLKIMAGLIPPTKGRVILQGQPVTGTRRDIGMMFQQATLFPWKTAVENIVLPIEIRDGKAAAKQAMAKAHELLDIVGLQGFENVYPNELSGGMAQRASICRMLITEPAVLLMDEPFSALDELSRDMMNMELQRICREQDATAFLVTHSIQEAVILSDEIVVLKPRPGRIAEIVEVDLPRPRTLDMMTTPKFGAIVDYIRSLLDKGEEM, from the coding sequence ATGAACGCTGTAGTCACACATGAGTTTTCCGGCGCGCCTTTGGGCACGCCGGTCTATGAGTTGACCCATGTAAGCAAGACTTATGCACGCAATCTTGTTGTCGCTCTCGAGGACATCAATCTGACGCTTCGGAAAGGAAGCTTCACATCTGTCATCGGGTCCAGCGGGTGCGGCAAGTCAACGCTACTAAAGATCATGGCGGGTCTGATCCCGCCCACCAAAGGGCGTGTAATCCTTCAGGGGCAACCAGTCACTGGGACCCGCCGGGACATCGGTATGATGTTTCAGCAAGCGACGCTTTTCCCCTGGAAAACAGCGGTGGAAAACATCGTCTTGCCAATTGAGATCCGCGATGGAAAAGCGGCGGCCAAGCAAGCTATGGCCAAGGCCCACGAGCTTTTAGACATCGTTGGTTTGCAAGGATTCGAAAACGTATATCCGAACGAGTTGTCGGGCGGCATGGCGCAGCGCGCTTCGATATGCCGTATGCTGATCACTGAACCAGCCGTACTTTTGATGGACGAACCCTTCAGCGCCCTCGATGAATTGTCGCGCGACATGATGAATATGGAGTTGCAGCGGATTTGCCGGGAACAGGATGCGACTGCTTTTCTTGTGACGCACTCCATTCAGGAAGCTGTTATCTTGTCTGACGAAATCGTCGTCTTGAAGCCGCGCCCAGGCAGGATTGCTGAAATCGTTGAAGTCGACCTGCCACGCCCACGAACACTCGATATGATGACGACACCCAAATTCGGCGCTATCGTAGACTACATTCGCAGCCTCCTGGATAAGGGAGAAGAAATGTGA
- a CDS encoding ABC transporter permease: MSEVQNYSPSVKEADSSEDTVWEQKVHFIDSVPRWLAMTFVFVVFVGTWQIVTSLKLVSPIILPTPMETLKDMIFVGQNLMTGGYMLGALWITIKEVIYGFALAIAIGFSLGVLVGETAFGEKAVMPYLVSIDTMPKVAFAPLFVAWLGFGIESKVALAAFIATFPIVVGTAAGLHAADENARMLFKTMGASRMQTLIKMKLPTGLPQIFTGLKIGAVGVMAGAITGEFLGGGKGFGELIRVAASQLNTPRVFSLILYLSLVGLAVFATVVWTQRKLVFWHKEQVGRDDF; this comes from the coding sequence GTGAGCGAAGTTCAGAACTACTCACCTTCCGTAAAAGAAGCTGACTCCTCAGAAGACACTGTATGGGAGCAGAAAGTTCACTTTATCGACTCGGTCCCTCGCTGGCTGGCGATGACCTTTGTTTTCGTGGTCTTCGTTGGTACCTGGCAAATTGTGACTAGCCTCAAGCTGGTCTCTCCGATCATTCTGCCGACGCCAATGGAAACCCTCAAAGATATGATCTTCGTAGGGCAAAACCTTATGACCGGCGGGTATATGCTTGGGGCGCTGTGGATCACCATAAAGGAAGTCATCTATGGCTTTGCGCTGGCAATCGCGATCGGGTTTTCGCTGGGCGTTCTGGTTGGCGAAACGGCCTTTGGGGAGAAGGCAGTAATGCCTTACTTGGTGTCAATCGATACGATGCCAAAAGTCGCGTTCGCTCCTCTCTTCGTAGCTTGGTTGGGCTTTGGCATTGAATCCAAGGTGGCACTTGCCGCCTTTATCGCAACATTTCCGATTGTCGTTGGTACCGCGGCCGGACTTCACGCCGCCGACGAAAACGCGCGCATGTTGTTCAAGACGATGGGCGCCAGCCGGATGCAGACTTTGATCAAGATGAAGCTGCCAACCGGTCTGCCGCAGATATTCACCGGCCTTAAGATCGGAGCAGTCGGGGTTATGGCGGGCGCGATTACAGGAGAGTTCCTGGGCGGCGGGAAGGGATTTGGTGAGCTGATCCGTGTGGCAGCCTCGCAGCTCAATACTCCGCGCGTTTTCTCGTTGATCCTGTATCTCAGCCTCGTCGGCCTGGCCGTTTTTGCAACAGTGGTTTGGACCCAGCGCAAACTAGTGTTCTGGCATAAAGAGCAGGTTGGCAGAGATGACTTCTGA
- a CDS encoding Ldh family oxidoreductase has product MTSEPLKINCQTLREFVASALETRGVPKADADQVASTMVEADIFGYSTHGVFRLRQYLARLAGGGCNATPNVAVIHQTVATALIDGDDGLGHLAMTVARDLAIEKAKEVGIGWVGVRRGNHAGPLALYVRPQAEAGLLGMAAAVGSANHVPPYGGSDLLLGTNPIAFSAPADGPDPFVFDMATTVAAMGKIKTLLQQGELMPEGWMVGRDGNPLTDPARKSEGFLLPIGGPKGFGLSVAIGLMAGVLNGAAFGSDVVNFTSDTTSSTNTGQFVMAINPAAFGMGNDFASNAARVFSEMRASAPLPGHDPVRLPGDGKTAAAEARRKDGVSLNPALCRDLNNLALDCGLTPPFPDVNTD; this is encoded by the coding sequence ATGACTTCTGAGCCTTTGAAAATAAACTGCCAGACCTTACGTGAGTTTGTGGCGAGCGCGCTCGAAACTCGAGGTGTGCCAAAAGCGGATGCGGATCAGGTGGCCTCGACGATGGTTGAGGCCGACATATTCGGATATTCCACCCACGGGGTCTTTCGCCTGCGCCAGTACCTTGCCCGATTGGCCGGAGGCGGGTGCAACGCCACGCCAAACGTTGCCGTCATACATCAGACAGTCGCAACCGCGTTGATTGACGGCGATGACGGCCTTGGGCATTTGGCTATGACGGTGGCGCGAGATCTTGCAATAGAAAAGGCGAAAGAGGTCGGCATCGGATGGGTTGGTGTTCGGCGCGGCAATCATGCAGGACCGCTGGCACTTTATGTGCGCCCGCAAGCCGAGGCTGGGTTGCTTGGCATGGCCGCGGCGGTGGGCAGTGCAAACCACGTACCGCCCTATGGCGGAAGCGACTTGCTTCTTGGCACCAATCCCATCGCATTCTCTGCCCCTGCCGATGGCCCGGACCCGTTTGTGTTTGATATGGCGACGACCGTTGCCGCGATGGGTAAGATCAAAACCCTGTTGCAGCAAGGCGAACTTATGCCCGAAGGTTGGATGGTTGGGCGTGATGGCAATCCGTTAACGGACCCTGCCCGCAAATCAGAAGGGTTTCTTTTGCCGATCGGAGGTCCGAAGGGTTTCGGCCTTTCCGTGGCTATCGGGCTGATGGCCGGGGTGCTGAATGGCGCAGCATTCGGCTCTGACGTGGTCAATTTCACCTCGGACACTACTTCATCCACAAACACCGGCCAGTTCGTTATGGCGATCAATCCGGCAGCCTTTGGGATGGGCAATGACTTTGCTTCTAACGCAGCCCGCGTCTTCTCTGAAATGCGCGCATCCGCCCCCCTGCCCGGTCATGACCCGGTACGCCTGCCCGGAGACGGAAAAACGGCTGCAGCTGAGGCCCGTCGCAAAGACGGTGTAAGCCTCAACCCCGCTCTTTGCCGAGACCTCAACAATCTCGCCCTGGACTGTGGACTGACTCCCCCGTTTCCTGATGTTAACACTGACTAG
- a CDS encoding GntR family transcriptional regulator, with protein sequence MNLMDSINRPTLHEELVERLRNLVVEDVLKPGEKVPEKQLCDSLGVSRTPLREALKVLASEGFVVLQANRGARVASVTREELENTFPVLAALEQLAGELACQQMDVAEIQRIESSHKDMLSAYEVRDRQAYFKANQDIHQALIKGARNDILENHHKLLAARVRRARFLANLSDERWAQAIDEHETMMELLKARDADGLGKAMKLHMMNKLSALVKALKPEVTPR encoded by the coding sequence ATGAACCTGATGGATAGCATTAATCGCCCGACCCTACATGAAGAGTTGGTCGAACGCTTGCGCAATCTTGTCGTCGAAGACGTTTTGAAGCCGGGTGAGAAAGTGCCCGAGAAACAGCTTTGCGACTCATTGGGTGTTTCCCGGACACCATTGCGAGAGGCCCTAAAGGTTCTAGCATCCGAAGGCTTTGTGGTGCTTCAAGCCAACCGGGGTGCCCGTGTCGCGAGTGTTACGAGGGAAGAATTGGAAAACACGTTTCCAGTGCTCGCAGCGCTTGAGCAACTGGCGGGGGAACTAGCGTGTCAGCAAATGGACGTTGCGGAAATTCAACGGATTGAAAGTAGCCACAAGGATATGCTGAGCGCGTACGAAGTGCGTGATCGACAGGCGTACTTTAAAGCCAATCAAGACATCCATCAGGCACTTATAAAGGGCGCGCGAAACGACATACTGGAAAACCACCACAAGCTTTTGGCCGCGCGGGTCCGCCGTGCACGTTTTTTGGCCAACTTGTCGGACGAGCGTTGGGCACAGGCAATTGACGAACATGAAACCATGATGGAGTTGCTCAAGGCCCGAGATGCAGATGGGCTTGGTAAGGCAATGAAACTTCACATGATGAACAAACTTTCGGCGCTTGTAAAAGCGCTGAAGCCAGAAGTGACGCCTCGCTAA
- a CDS encoding FAD-binding and (Fe-S)-binding domain-containing protein has protein sequence MLENGSLHRRLMSDVQGEVMADPASRARYSTDASIYQMTPDAVVIPRNKEDVQAVMSVARDEGCSVLPRGGGTSQCGQTVNQSVVLDNTKHLNRVLDVDVENRVARVQPGVVLDQLNQSLKQYGLWFPVDPSTASRCTLGGMAANNSSGGKSLRYGIMRDNVRAISAILSDGTEARFSADTTASGDYADLVGDMRALGRREAAEIDARFPNLQRRVGGYNIDALVGNDVNMSHLLVGSEGTLAYFAELELNLAHLPGEKVVGVCHFPTFRAAMEATQHLVTLKPQAVELIDDTMIALGGDIPLFRSTIEAFVEGSPEALLLVEFAEGSADANAAKLVELSQLMGDLGFDFSGTENRWGGVVSVTDTKLQNSIAEYRKSGLNVMMSMKEAGKPISFVEDCAVPLPDLADYTAGLTEIFTRHGTKGTWYAHASVGCLHVRPVLNMRQDKDVRTMRAIAEETFDLVKRYKGSHSGEHGDGIVRSEFHEKMFGPRIVSAFEQVKARFDPAGLMNPGKIVHAPAMDDRLLFRYSPDYSVPEFETALDWSAWLGAGGGFQGAVEMCNNNGACRKLKGGVMCPSFRATRNERDATRGRANTLRFAISGQLPGGLTSDAMQDTMEYCVSCKACARECPTGVDMARMKIEVLSAKRKKDGLTLADKLIAYLPRYAPKAAKVAWLLNARNKIGPLRTLLEKPTGISARRDLPVWSSDPFRDVEAQDIDPQVLLFADVFNRYFEPDNLRAAVRVLRALGLRVAIARDDQTGRPLDCGRTLLAEGCVEEARHEAQRVIDATREAAAQGIPVVGLEPSSILTFRDEYLALCPGRDAELLSKASHTFEEFLAKQPDLPLKSVDRPIYVHGHCHQKAHDAVTPMLNLLKRIPASQVHMIESSCCGMAGAFGYAPGTIDVSIKMAELDLFPALEAAPTDAIVVADGTSCRHQIAEGTQRQAMHVARLLDMVLEY, from the coding sequence ATGCTTGAGAATGGATCGTTGCATCGCCGACTGATGTCTGACGTCCAAGGCGAGGTGATGGCTGACCCGGCATCACGCGCACGATACTCGACTGACGCTTCGATCTATCAGATGACGCCGGACGCCGTGGTCATTCCCCGAAACAAAGAGGACGTGCAGGCCGTGATGTCTGTAGCGCGCGACGAAGGATGCTCCGTTCTTCCGCGCGGCGGCGGCACATCGCAATGTGGGCAAACGGTCAATCAAAGCGTTGTCTTAGACAACACCAAGCACTTGAATCGTGTTCTTGACGTGGACGTTGAGAACCGTGTCGCGCGTGTTCAGCCCGGCGTTGTTCTGGATCAGTTGAACCAGTCACTAAAGCAATATGGCTTATGGTTTCCCGTAGACCCCTCGACCGCGTCGCGTTGCACGCTTGGAGGAATGGCCGCCAACAACTCTTCTGGTGGAAAATCCCTGCGCTACGGGATCATGCGCGATAACGTCCGTGCAATAAGTGCAATCCTCAGCGATGGTACGGAAGCACGGTTCAGCGCCGATACGACGGCATCTGGCGATTATGCCGATCTTGTTGGGGACATGCGTGCTCTGGGGCGTCGCGAGGCTGCGGAAATTGACGCCCGGTTTCCCAATCTCCAGCGTCGTGTGGGCGGGTATAACATCGATGCGCTTGTCGGCAACGACGTCAACATGTCTCATTTGCTGGTGGGGTCAGAAGGCACTCTGGCCTATTTCGCTGAATTGGAACTGAACCTTGCTCACTTGCCGGGCGAGAAAGTTGTCGGCGTGTGTCATTTCCCGACGTTCCGTGCTGCGATGGAGGCAACACAGCACCTCGTGACGCTCAAGCCGCAGGCGGTGGAATTGATCGACGACACCATGATTGCATTGGGGGGAGATATCCCATTGTTCCGCAGTACGATTGAGGCGTTTGTAGAAGGCAGCCCTGAAGCGTTGTTGTTAGTGGAATTTGCTGAGGGTAGCGCTGACGCCAATGCTGCAAAGCTGGTCGAGCTATCGCAACTGATGGGAGATCTCGGGTTTGATTTCAGCGGGACTGAAAACCGTTGGGGCGGGGTTGTATCAGTTACTGATACCAAACTGCAAAACTCGATCGCCGAATACCGAAAATCCGGGTTGAACGTTATGATGTCGATGAAGGAGGCCGGCAAACCGATCTCTTTTGTGGAAGATTGCGCCGTCCCGTTGCCTGATCTCGCCGATTATACCGCTGGCCTGACCGAAATTTTTACCCGGCACGGCACAAAAGGGACATGGTACGCGCATGCCTCAGTCGGGTGTCTCCATGTTCGTCCTGTCCTGAACATGCGGCAGGACAAAGACGTTCGGACAATGAGGGCGATTGCCGAAGAGACCTTTGATTTAGTCAAGAGATACAAAGGGTCTCATTCAGGCGAACACGGTGATGGGATCGTGCGATCAGAGTTTCATGAAAAGATGTTCGGCCCTCGTATCGTTTCCGCGTTTGAACAGGTTAAGGCCCGGTTTGACCCTGCCGGGCTAATGAACCCCGGCAAAATCGTGCACGCGCCTGCCATGGATGATCGCCTCCTATTTCGCTACAGCCCGGACTACTCAGTTCCTGAATTCGAAACGGCGCTGGATTGGTCCGCTTGGCTGGGTGCCGGAGGAGGATTTCAGGGTGCCGTCGAGATGTGCAACAACAACGGTGCGTGTCGCAAGCTCAAGGGCGGAGTAATGTGTCCTTCCTTCCGTGCGACGAGAAACGAGCGTGATGCCACACGTGGGCGAGCAAACACGTTGCGTTTTGCCATCAGCGGGCAGTTGCCGGGTGGTTTAACTTCAGACGCAATGCAGGACACGATGGAATACTGCGTGTCTTGCAAGGCTTGTGCGCGTGAATGCCCGACTGGCGTCGATATGGCCCGCATGAAGATCGAAGTACTTTCAGCAAAGCGCAAAAAAGACGGGCTGACATTGGCTGATAAGTTAATAGCTTATCTGCCGAGATATGCGCCAAAAGCTGCAAAAGTCGCGTGGTTATTGAATGCTCGGAACAAAATTGGGCCCTTGCGTACGCTGTTGGAGAAACCAACTGGAATTTCGGCGCGACGTGACCTGCCAGTGTGGTCCTCCGACCCGTTCCGGGATGTCGAGGCCCAAGACATAGATCCGCAGGTGCTTCTGTTTGCTGATGTGTTCAACCGATATTTCGAGCCAGACAATCTGCGCGCCGCTGTCCGGGTTCTGCGTGCGCTAGGGCTTCGGGTTGCCATAGCAAGAGATGACCAAACAGGAAGGCCGCTGGATTGCGGGCGCACTCTTTTGGCTGAGGGTTGCGTGGAAGAGGCGCGTCACGAGGCACAGCGTGTGATTGACGCGACGCGAGAAGCAGCTGCACAGGGCATACCGGTAGTCGGTCTCGAACCTTCTTCTATCCTCACATTCCGGGACGAATATTTGGCTCTTTGTCCGGGGCGGGATGCGGAGTTGCTATCCAAAGCCTCTCATACCTTTGAGGAGTTTCTGGCCAAACAGCCGGATCTGCCTCTAAAATCGGTAGATCGCCCCATTTATGTGCATGGTCATTGCCACCAGAAAGCACACGATGCCGTTACACCGATGCTCAACTTACTTAAGCGTATTCCCGCATCACAGGTTCACATGATCGAAAGCAGTTGTTGTGGTATGGCCGGGGCGTTTGGATACGCGCCCGGTACTATTGATGTCTCGATCAAGATGGCAGAGCTCGACCTGTTTCCAGCTTTAGAGGCGGCGCCTACGGATGCAATTGTTGTTGCGGATGGAACATCATGCCGCCACCAAATCGCCGAAGGTACGCAGCGCCAAGCGATGCACGTCGCGCGCCTGCTGGATATGGTCCTTGAATATTAG
- a CDS encoding alanine--glyoxylate aminotransferase family protein translates to MRQAGRHFLQIPGPSAVPERILKAISMQTIDHRGLDFAEVGHKALAGMKTIFKTEQNVFIYPSSGTGAWEAALVNTVSPGGNVLMYETGHFAFMWCNLAEKIGLQPELIEGDWRGGADPNQIEDRLRADSQHEIKAVCVVHNETSTGSVSPIEEVRRAIDTAKHPALLLVDSISGLASIDLRFDEWGVDVCVSGSQKGMMLPPGLSFNAVSDRALEHSKSVTMPRSYWNWQDMVEPNQKGFFPYTPGTNLIYGLNEAIDMLHEEGLENVFARHARHGAATRAAVQAWGLEVLCARQGQESGVLTAVKVPEGHSADAFRATALEHYDISLGNGLSKVADKVFRIGHLGDFNDLMLMGTLSGVEMGLAKSGVPHTTGGTQAALEYLKAA, encoded by the coding sequence ATGCGCCAGGCGGGCAGACATTTTTTGCAAATCCCAGGGCCAAGTGCCGTGCCGGAACGCATCCTGAAGGCCATAAGCATGCAGACCATCGATCACCGGGGGCTAGATTTTGCAGAAGTAGGCCACAAAGCCCTCGCTGGGATGAAAACAATTTTCAAGACAGAACAAAACGTCTTTATCTACCCTTCATCCGGTACAGGCGCGTGGGAAGCTGCGCTTGTGAACACAGTGTCGCCGGGCGGAAATGTTCTCATGTACGAAACAGGACATTTCGCATTCATGTGGTGCAACTTGGCTGAAAAAATTGGGTTACAGCCAGAGTTGATTGAAGGGGATTGGCGTGGCGGTGCGGACCCCAATCAGATAGAAGACCGCTTGCGCGCGGACAGTCAGCACGAGATCAAGGCGGTATGCGTCGTCCACAATGAAACTTCTACCGGGTCAGTCTCGCCTATTGAGGAAGTGCGCAGGGCAATAGACACGGCGAAACACCCTGCCCTTCTTTTGGTTGATTCAATCTCTGGCCTTGCATCGATCGATCTTAGGTTCGACGAATGGGGCGTAGATGTCTGTGTCTCCGGTTCGCAAAAAGGGATGATGCTACCGCCGGGTCTCAGCTTCAACGCTGTGAGCGATCGTGCTCTGGAACATTCAAAATCCGTGACCATGCCACGCAGCTATTGGAATTGGCAGGATATGGTCGAGCCGAACCAGAAAGGGTTCTTCCCTTATACCCCTGGCACCAATCTTATCTATGGATTGAATGAGGCCATCGATATGTTGCACGAGGAGGGGCTGGAGAACGTATTCGCTCGTCATGCCCGCCACGGAGCCGCGACTCGAGCTGCCGTGCAAGCATGGGGGCTTGAGGTATTGTGTGCCCGCCAAGGTCAGGAGTCAGGCGTACTGACCGCTGTCAAAGTGCCTGAGGGACATTCTGCTGATGCCTTTCGTGCGACGGCGCTGGAGCACTATGATATCTCACTCGGAAATGGTCTATCCAAAGTAGCCGACAAGGTATTCCGAATAGGTCACTTGGGCGATTTCAACGACCTGATGTTGATGGGCACACTCTCAGGCGTAGAAATGGGACTCGCCAAAAGCGGCGTGCCGCACACTACAGGCGGTACTCAGGCTGCATTGGAGTATCTCAAGGCCGCGTAA
- a CDS encoding cytochrome-c peroxidase — protein MKLWVTAALVLLTSSVRAEVLLSEDEIQQTLSFGPWPPSFQPDPSNRVSNDPRAIALGRALFNDPVLSVDGAFACASCHDPEQAFTTQEARANGRVLLDRNSPSLRNLAGLRWYGWVGKSDSLWAASLHPIIEAEEMAHTKASLKTAISESAYLDDFEAIYGVMQDQDPELVLVNTAKALSAYLENLVTERTQFDDFRDALERRDFPAAAYYPEAAQRGLQLFLGRGNCAFCHNGPRFSNNEFHDAGVPYFLSETEVDDGRFGGLNFLLSSPYTLDGDWTDDPEKQGAWAVRNVRRSHSDFGTFRTPSLRGVAETAPYMHDGSLDDLDAVVRHYNEIDIERLHADGEAILSELNLSEQEIADLVKFLETLSGVTRP, from the coding sequence ATGAAGTTGTGGGTGACAGCTGCGCTAGTCTTACTGACGAGTTCGGTGCGTGCAGAAGTCCTATTGTCAGAAGACGAAATCCAACAAACGCTGTCCTTTGGGCCGTGGCCACCATCATTCCAACCTGATCCAAGCAACAGGGTTTCAAACGATCCCCGAGCGATTGCGCTGGGAAGAGCCTTGTTCAATGATCCCGTGCTGTCGGTCGACGGCGCATTTGCTTGTGCAAGTTGTCATGATCCTGAACAGGCATTTACCACGCAGGAGGCGCGGGCGAATGGGCGCGTTCTGTTGGACAGGAACTCACCATCACTGCGAAACCTGGCTGGTCTCCGCTGGTACGGATGGGTAGGCAAGAGCGACAGTCTTTGGGCGGCCAGTCTGCATCCGATCATCGAAGCTGAAGAGATGGCGCATACCAAAGCAAGCCTAAAGACAGCCATCTCCGAGAGTGCCTACCTTGATGACTTTGAAGCTATTTATGGCGTCATGCAAGATCAAGACCCAGAGCTTGTTCTTGTGAATACAGCAAAAGCTCTTTCGGCTTACTTGGAGAACTTGGTTACCGAACGGACGCAGTTTGACGATTTTCGCGATGCCTTAGAGCGTCGAGATTTTCCAGCGGCTGCGTACTATCCCGAAGCAGCCCAGCGAGGTCTTCAGCTGTTTTTAGGGCGCGGGAATTGCGCGTTCTGCCATAATGGCCCGAGATTTTCCAACAACGAATTCCACGACGCGGGCGTGCCATATTTTCTGAGTGAAACCGAAGTCGACGATGGCCGGTTCGGAGGGCTGAACTTTTTGCTCTCCAGCCCTTACACATTGGACGGAGACTGGACTGACGATCCGGAAAAGCAAGGCGCGTGGGCGGTCCGAAATGTACGCAGGAGCCATTCCGATTTTGGAACCTTTCGTACTCCCAGCCTTCGAGGTGTGGCCGAAACCGCCCCCTACATGCATGACGGCAGCCTGGATGATCTGGACGCCGTGGTCCGACACTATAACGAAATTGATATAGAAAGGCTTCACGCCGATGGCGAAGCCATACTCTCTGAACTGAATTTATCCGAGCAGGAGATTGCAGACCTGGTTAAGTTTTTGGAGACTCTGTCCGGCGTTACGCGGCCTTGA
- a CDS encoding amidohydrolase family protein, whose amino-acid sequence MLKYIFIVCAALVSGVAIADERPIFDAHIHYSHDAVKLVPPEQVAKILRDAGVRKALVSSSDDSGTQLLLAAAPDIVVPALRPYRRRGEINTWMHDETVIDYLEANLSKNAYEAIGEFHAYGDDIKTPVIQRMIALAKERNLILHHHGDRDAVDLIFETWPEARVLWAHSGFDDPGKVVDALNAYPRLWADLAFRSDMVSRGRVDPDWQAAFEAHPDRFMVGTDTFAPERWYYVGPHADFSRAWLDLLPDQIADNIAYANAERLLATK is encoded by the coding sequence GTGCTAAAATACATATTCATTGTATGTGCAGCGCTAGTCAGCGGAGTGGCCATCGCCGATGAGCGACCGATTTTCGATGCACATATTCACTACAGCCATGATGCCGTGAAACTGGTTCCGCCCGAACAAGTGGCCAAAATCCTGCGGGATGCAGGCGTGCGGAAAGCCCTGGTTTCCAGCTCGGACGATAGCGGAACGCAACTGCTTTTGGCTGCAGCGCCGGACATCGTTGTTCCGGCACTTCGTCCCTATCGTCGTCGCGGTGAGATCAACACCTGGATGCACGACGAAACAGTAATCGATTATCTGGAAGCAAATCTGTCGAAGAACGCCTACGAAGCCATCGGCGAGTTTCACGCCTATGGGGACGATATCAAAACGCCGGTTATCCAGCGTATGATCGCACTGGCGAAGGAACGGAACTTAATTCTGCACCATCACGGTGATCGCGACGCGGTTGACCTGATCTTCGAAACCTGGCCGGAGGCTCGGGTATTGTGGGCACATTCTGGCTTTGACGATCCGGGAAAGGTTGTCGACGCTTTAAATGCGTATCCCCGGCTTTGGGCCGATCTGGCGTTCCGTTCCGACATGGTCTCGCGGGGTCGTGTCGATCCGGATTGGCAAGCTGCGTTCGAAGCGCATCCTGATCGGTTTATGGTCGGTACCGATACATTTGCGCCGGAGCGCTGGTATTACGTTGGCCCGCATGCAGATTTTTCGCGCGCTTGGCTGGATTTGCTTCCAGACCAGATAGCGGACAACATTGCCTATGCCAACGCAGAACGATTGCTGGCGACAAAATGA